A part of Neovison vison isolate M4711 chromosome 8, ASM_NN_V1, whole genome shotgun sequence genomic DNA contains:
- the OSER1 gene encoding oxidative stress-responsive serine-rich protein 1 has protein sequence MKSEAKDGEEESLQTAFKKLRVDASGSIASLSVGEGTNIRASVRTAADDTKPKTSCASKDSWHASTRKSSRGAVRTQRRRRSKSPVLHPPKFIHCSTIASSSSSQLKHKSQTDSPDSSSGLGISTPKEFTAGECSTSLDTNHTGAVVEPLRTSVPRLPSESKKEDSSDATQVSQASLKANDLSDFQSVSKLNQGKPCACVGQECQCKRWHDMEVYSFSGLQSVPPLAPERRSVLEDYSQALHTRTLSGSPRSCSEQARVYVDDVTIEDLSGYMEYYLYIPKKMSHMAEMMYT, from the exons AATTAAGAGTGGATGCATCAGG GTCCATAGCATCTCTGTCTGTCGGAGAAGGCACAAACATCAGAGCATCCGTCAGAACAGCAGCAGATGATACCAAACCGAAAACCTCATGTGCATCTAAAGACAGTTGGCATGC GTCTACAAGGAAGTCTTCACGAGGAGCAGTGAGAACCCAGCGTCGTCGACGTTCTAAGTCTCCTGTCCTTCATCCTCCCAAGTTTATACATTGCAGTACAATAGCTTCTTCTTCCAGCAGCCAGCTCAAGCACAAAAGCCAGACTGACTCCCCTGATAGCAGCAGTGGGCTGGGAATTTCCACCCCTAAGGAGTTCACTGCAGGAGAATGCTCGACTTCTCTCGATACTAATCACACAGGGGCAGTCGTGGAGCCTTTGAGAACTTCGGTTCCCAGGCTCCCATCAGAGAGTAAGAAGGAAGACTCCTCTGATGCTACCCAAGTCTCCCAAGCAAGTCTCAAGGCCAATGATCTCTCTGACTTTCAATCCGTTTCCAAGCTAAACCAGGGCAAGCCGTGTGCGTGCGTAGGCCAGGAGTGCCAGTGTAAGAGATGGCATGATATGGAAGTGTATTCCTTTTCAGGCCTGCAGAGTGTCCCTCCCTTGGCCCCAGAAAGAAGATCCGTGCTTGAGGACTACTCTCAGGCGCTCCACACCAGAACTCTGTCTGGCTCTCCCCGCTCCTGTTCCGAGCAAGCTCGAGTCTATGTGGATGATGTGACCATTGAGGACCTGTCAGGCTACATGGAGTATTACTTGTATATTCCCAAGAAAATGTCCCACATGGCAGAAATGATGTACACCTGA